A genomic window from Elusimicrobiota bacterium includes:
- a CDS encoding NAD(P)H-dependent oxidoreductase, with translation MLNIGIIVGSTRPGRKALAVAKWVHEVAQKRGGDRYELVDLLDFALPLLDEDVPAAVAEGQYAKPHTKAWSAKIETFDAYVFVSPEYNHGTSAALKNALDFLYPEWNDKAAGFVAYGGTGGTRAVEQLRLSLAELQVATVRNQVVLSLRSDFERFEVFTPGAHQEKAVNAMLDQLVAWGGALKTLRSVPSAP, from the coding sequence GTTGGCGGTCGCGAAGTGGGTCCACGAGGTCGCCCAGAAGCGCGGCGGCGACCGCTACGAGCTCGTCGACCTCCTGGATTTCGCCCTGCCGCTGCTCGACGAGGACGTCCCCGCGGCGGTGGCGGAGGGACAGTACGCGAAGCCGCACACCAAGGCCTGGTCGGCGAAGATCGAGACCTTCGACGCCTACGTCTTCGTCTCGCCGGAGTACAATCACGGCACCTCCGCGGCCCTCAAGAACGCGCTCGACTTCCTGTACCCCGAGTGGAACGACAAGGCGGCCGGCTTCGTCGCCTACGGCGGCACGGGGGGGACGCGCGCCGTCGAGCAGCTGCGGCTCTCCCTGGCCGAGCTCCAGGTCGCGACCGTGCGCAACCAGGTCGTCCTGTCCCTGCGCTCCGATTTCGAGCGCTTCGAGGTCTTCACGCCCGGCGCCCACCAGGAGAAGGCCGTCAACGCGATGCTCGATCAGCTCGTCGCGTGGGGAGGAGCCTTGAAGACCCTGCGCAGCGTGCCGAGCGCGCCCTGA